A region of the Pseudomonadota bacterium genome:
GATTTATTGCTTTGAGCCTTCTCATCCTGGTTCATGAGTTTGGCCATTACCTTGTTGCACGGCTTGCGAATGTAAAGGTACTGGCCTTTTCCCTCGGATTCGGGAAAAAGCTTATCAATTTCAAAAAAGGCGAGACCGAATACGCCATATCAGCTATTCCCCTCGGCGGATATGTAAAGCTGCTCGGCGAATCTCCTGACGATGAGGTCAAAGAGGAGGAAATCAACAGGTCGTATTCACATAAACCGCCTTTTGTAAGAATCATGATCGCCTTTGCAGGTCCTTTTTTCAATATCATCTTTGCCTTTTTCCTTTTCTATTGCGTGTTTCTCAGCGGGTACAACGTCCTGTCCACCAAGGTGGGAAGCGTTGAGAACGGATACCCTGCCTACGAGGCCGGCATCAGGGAAGGAGACACTATAGCAAGTATTAACGGGCAGAACATCTCAGAGTGGGGAGAATTAATGGATGTCATGTCCAGGGCAAAAGAAAGGACTTTGAAGTTTACCGTCAAAAGAGGCGGGGATTTAATAGATTACCAGATAACCCCGAAAGAGATCGAAAGTAAAAATATCTTTGGAGAAACGATAAAAAGAAAGGTCATCGGTGTTACGGCATCGAATGAGTTTTTGACAAAAAAGGAGAC
Encoded here:
- the rseP gene encoding RIP metalloprotease RseP, giving the protein MPSIVMNVIYGFIALSLLILVHEFGHYLVARLANVKVLAFSLGFGKKLINFKKGETEYAISAIPLGGYVKLLGESPDDEVKEEEINRSYSHKPPFVRIMIAFAGPFFNIIFAFFLFYCVFLSGYNVLSTKVGSVENGYPAYEAGIREGDTIASINGQNISEWGELMDVMSRAKERTLKFTVKRGGDLIDYQITPKEIESKNIFGETIKRKVIGVTASNEFLTKKETLSGAFGKAGFQTYNLTKITIMGIVKLVEGSISPKQVGGPLLILEVAGKQAREGTKNLIYFIAIISINLAVINLLPIPILDGGHIMFHLIEIVIRRKISQRFIDIAQKAGMGILIAIMVLAFFNDLMRIFYGK